AATAAAAGCTTCCTTTTAAGCGAATATTAACTTTCTATAGGCTTTAGCAAAGAGTGATTTTTTCCTTGATCCTTACTTGTCTTAAAACCTCAAAAGTCCTAATATCTCTTTTTACCCACTGTCTTTATTACCCTGGAGCAGACCATGTCCAAAATCTCCGCCACCCTTGTTTTCGTTTGTTCCACTTTAATTGGAGCTCTTCATTCCCCTTTGCTAGCAGCCAACCCGGCAGGGCTTTCTGCCCACCCTTTTTCTGCTTTTACGGGTAAAGTGATGCGCGATAAGGTGAGAATAAGACTTGAGCCATGCACGGAAAGTCCCATTTTAAAGGAAATGGTAAGGGGAGAGATGGTTATTGTAACAGGAGAAACGGATGAATTTTATGCGATCCTTCCCCCTGAGGAAACGAAGGCCTACATTTTCCGCACTTTCGTATTAGATAATATCGTCGAAGGGCATAAAGTGAATGTACGTTTAGCTCCCTCTTTAGAAGCCCCCACTATTACCCAATTAAATACAGGGGACCAGGTTGAGGGATCCATTAGCGCATCTAACCCCAAATGGCTTGAAATCGCCCCTCCTAAGCATGTCCGCTTTTATATTGCAAAAGATTACATAGAAAAAATAGGTCCTGCCGATTTAATGGCTAAAATTGAAAAACGAAAACAGGAGGCCACCTCCGCCCTTAGCCAAACAACGCTAGCCCTCCAAGCAGAACTGCAAAAAACTTTTGAAAGCATGCATGTTGAGCCTTTATTTCAAAACCTTAACCAAATCTCGAAAGAATACACAGATTTACCTGAACTCGCAGCCCAAGCACGAGATTTTCTAAGACACAGCCAAGAAATCTATCTGCGTAAAAAAGTGGCTTACCTAGAAAGCAAAACCCCAGATCCTTCTCAAAATTGGCAAACTAAGCATTACCAACTCGCTTCTGAGTTAGAAGAGAAACAGCATAAACTTGCTCAACTTGAAAAAGAATTAGCCACCCAAAACCTAGCACCAACTCCCATCACCCCATCAGCCAATCAGTCAAAAGTTAAAACACCCTCTTTACAGTGGGCTTCCATTGAGCAACAAAGATTTGAAGAGTGGATGGCAGAGCGAGGTGAGGAAGGAACTCTGGATGAGTTTTACGAAGAACAAGAAAAAAGCCACGTACTTTTAACTGGGATTGTTGAACCTTATGCTCGCTCTATTAAAAATAAACCGGGGGATTTTATCTTGATCAATCAAGCAACCCATCTACCGATAGCCTATCTTTACACCACTGACACCTCTCTTCAGGATAAGATCGGGCAAACAGTGACCATTCACGCCTCGCCAAGGCCTAATCATCACTTTGCTTATCCAGCTTATTATGTATTGTCCTTTGAATAGACTTCAAACTAGTAAATTTTAAAATCATTATGAAAGAAAAGTTTTATATAGGAATTGTTTCATTTTTTTGTCTGGTTGTCGTCCTTTCCACCATTTTATCCGCTAAGCTCTTTCCGGCTCCATTTAGCTCCCATTTGTACTTGCCAGTTGGAATGATTTGTTACCCCTTTACATTTTTTGCGGGAAATCTG
This window of the Parachlamydia sp. AcF125 genome carries:
- a CDS encoding SH3 domain-containing protein, producing MSKISATLVFVCSTLIGALHSPLLAANPAGLSAHPFSAFTGKVMRDKVRIRLEPCTESPILKEMVRGEMVIVTGETDEFYAILPPEETKAYIFRTFVLDNIVEGHKVNVRLAPSLEAPTITQLNTGDQVEGSISASNPKWLEIAPPKHVRFYIAKDYIEKIGPADLMAKIEKRKQEATSALSQTTLALQAELQKTFESMHVEPLFQNLNQISKEYTDLPELAAQARDFLRHSQEIYLRKKVAYLESKTPDPSQNWQTKHYQLASELEEKQHKLAQLEKELATQNLAPTPITPSANQSKVKTPSLQWASIEQQRFEEWMAERGEEGTLDEFYEEQEKSHVLLTGIVEPYARSIKNKPGDFILINQATHLPIAYLYTTDTSLQDKIGQTVTIHASPRPNHHFAYPAYYVLSFE